A segment of the Candidatus Polarisedimenticolia bacterium genome:
GCGCCTTCACGCAGCCGGCGAGCAGGTCGAGGATCGGCTGGGTCATCGTTCCATAGCGGATCAGGTCTTCGCCCGAGAGCGCGTCTTTGCGAAACTTGCGGATCGACAGGTGCGGCCCGTCGATCGACAGCGGCGGGATGATGGCGTTGATGCGCGAGCCGTCCGCCAGGCGGGCATCGACCATCGGCGAGGACTCGTCGATGCGGCGGCCGACGCGCGACACGATGCGGTCGATGATCTGCATCAGGTGGTTGTCGTCCTTGAAGGAGACGGGCGTCGGCTCCAGCCGTCCGTGGCGCTCCACGTAGATCTGGTCGTGGGTGTTCACCAGGATGTCGTTGATCGAGGTGTCGGAAAGCAGCGGCTCGAGGGGTCCCAGCCCGAAGATCTCGTCCAGGATCTCGTCCATGATGACGCGCCTCTCCGAGGTCGAGAGGGGCGTCGACTCCTGGTTCATCAGGTCGGTGATCAGGCTCCGGATTCCCTGGGTCGCGGAGTCGCGATCCATCTGCTGCAGCGATTCCAGGTTCAGCCGGTCCAGGACCTCGCGATGGAGCCTGGCCTTGAGCTGCTGGAACTCCGAGGTGGTGGGCACGGCGGACAGGTCGACTTTCATGCGCTCCTCCTTCTACGGCCGCTCAGGCCGAGGCTCCATGATGGGAAATGCGGGCCATGCCCTTCGGAAAGATCCCCAGCACCTTGCGCCGGGCGGGGGCCGCGGCCTCGCCGCCGGGCGACAGGGCCGTGGCGTATCCCTCGAAGCAGGTGGCCAGGCCGTTGCGGTTGCGACTGACGAACGGGATCCCGTCGTTGAGGGCTTCGGGGATCGAGCGGGTGTCCTGGGGCACGGTCCAGGAGACCTTGAGCTCGAGCACCTTCTCCGCCTCGTCGAGCGTGATGTAAGGGTTGCGGTCGTAGCGGTTCACCACCAGGCGCACCAGGTCGCGCGCCACGCCGTTCTGCTCGAGCCGGCGCAGGCACCACTGGGCGCGGCGCAGCGCCAGCAGGTCGAGCGTGGTGATCACGTGGACCATGTCGGACTGCCCTAATCCCGCCTGGGTGGAGGGCTCGGTCAGCTCGCCGGTGTTCACCACCACGAACTCGTACTGCTCGCGCACGAACTGGAGGAGCTGGGCGACGCGCGCCGGGTCGGTGTTGACGGCCTTCTCGAGCGACTCGCTCGCCGCCAGGACCTCGAGGCCCGAGACGTGCCGCAGGACCATGCCGTTGAGAAGCTCGCGGTCCATGCGGTGGGTGTTGGCGACCGCGTCGCTGACGCTGAAGCTGGGGCTCAGGTTCAACAGGAGCGCGGCGTCGCCGGCGGCGAGGTCCAGATCCACCAGGAGGGTGGAGCGTCCGGCGCTCGCCAGCGTCACCGCCAGGTTGGTCGCCAGGGTGGTGGCGCCGCAGCCGCCCTTCGCCGAGAGGAAGGTCATGACGCGGCCGCGCGTCCCCTTGTGGGTATGCACGGCGGGGGCGGAGCGCTTCCAGAACCTGGCCACCGCCTCCGAGAGGACCTTGCCGTCCAGGGGCAGGGGGATGAACTCGGCGGCGCCGGCCTGCTGGGCCCGGAGCATCAGCCCCGGATCGCTCATGCCGCCGGCCACGAAGACGCGCGGTGAGGGATGGCGGTCGAAGATCTCCTGCACGAGGGCCATCGAGGCGCCATCGGCCTCCGTGTCCACCAGGATCAGGGAGGTCTCGCTCGACTCCAGGACCGTCAGGCAGCCGTTCAGGCGCGCCGAGCGCGGTCCGCTTTCCATCGCCTTCACATGAATCGAATCATGCTCGGAAACCGCCTTTTTCACCTGCTCCAGGAAGGCGGGACGCTCGGTGACGACGAACAGGTCGGTCGGGGGGGTCTTCGAAGTCTTCATTATTCGACAAGCCTCACGGTTTGGAGTCCGCCCGGGGATGCTCCTTGCCCGATGCCGGAAGTGGGGAGAATGCGGGCTGTAACAGTTCCGTTGCCGCTGATGTCCTCGAGGAAAAGGCTGGCGATGTTGGTGACGACGAAGCTCTGCTTGCCTGAGGTGAACGGAAACCGCGGATCGAAGAACGGGATGCGGATGATCCGTGGGCTGCCGGTCTCTCCGTACTTGCTGCCGGTAATCACCTTGTTGGCGGCGTCCCACTTGGCGCCGGAGTCCTGGGCGATCAGGTCCTCGACCCCCTGCTTGGTCGGTCCGACCAGGTTGCCGTTCTGGGTCCACAGGGTGTCGCCGATGGAAATGGTGCTGGGATTGCAGCCGGAGATGTTCTCGCGGTAGCGATCGCCGCCGACGTCGGGAGAGCCCGGAATCGGCAGATCGATCGGAAAGAACTGGCCCGGCGCGATGGCGGAGCCGGGATTGGCCTGCTTGACGATCAGCTGTACGCCGATGTCGAAGCCGTTGTTGCGGTAATCGGTGGCGTAGGAGGTCACGCCTTTCTCGTAGTACTCGCCCGCGTCGTACTTGCCGTTGCCATTGGTGTCGGCGAAGGCGTCGGGAAGAGCCCAGGGTTTCATGCAGCTGATCGAATTACCCAGGACCACTTCGGCGGTGGCGCAGGCCGAGACGTCGACCGAGTTGCGCCAGATGCGGGCGAAGAAGGTCGGCACCGGATTGCCTCGGGCCGCGGTGCGCGGCACGCAGACCCGGCAGCGCTTGAGGTTCAAATCGACCGTGACATCGCCGTTGTTGATGGCGACGGGGGTCGACAGCACCTGATTGTAATTGGCGTACTCCACGCCCTTGGCGGTCGCCTTGGCCGCGACGCCGGCGTTCAGGGTGTTGAACATCAGCATGTGTCCGCCGCAGGCCAGAGCCCCTGAGTCGGCGGCGTTCTGGCACTGGGTGCGCGCCGTGTACAGAACGCCGGCATCGATCGCCAGCGCCGCGGCGCCAATCAGGACCAGCATGACCAGGGCCACGAAGACCATTGTGGCGCCTTTCTCATCCTTCCAAAGCTGCGACATGTTGCACCTCGCTCCTATGCCTGGCCGTTACTTGGACGCCACGGGCGTCTGGGCGGCGGATTCGTCGACCGGCTTCGGGGTCTCGAGCTTGCTGGTCTTCTTGGGCTTGTCCAGCTCGAAGCTCTCGTCCCACTGCGGAGGCTGAGGGGCCTGGCCGGGCGGATTGGGCCTCACGAAGGTCGGGGTCGCCACGACCAGCAGCTCGCTGCGGTTCTTCTCCAGGTTCTTGCTGCGGAACAGGTAGCCGAGGCCCGGGATGTCGCCGATGAGCGGAATCTTCTTCTTGACCTGAGCCAGGTCGGAGGAGTACAGCCCGGCGATGGCGAAGCTCTGTCCTTCCTTGAGCTCGATCTCGGTATCGGCGCGCCGCGTCTTCAGGGCCGGGATGGCGAAGCCGGAGAGGACCACGGCGTTGGCGAAGTCGAGCGAGGAGACCTCGGGAGTGACCCGCATGACAATGGTGTCCTTGTCGCGCACGGTCGGAGTGAAATCGAGGCTGATGCCGAACTTCTTCCATTCCACGGTGACCGAGGTGAAGCCGGCGCCCGCCTGCGCGACCGGGACCGGGATCTCGCCGCCCGCCAGGAAGCTGGCCTTCTGGCCGTCGGCGGTGATCAGGGTCGGCTCGGCCAGGACCTGGGCCAGGCCGCGCTGCTTGAGGGCGGTGATGAAGATCTCCCACTTGTCGCGGAAGCTGAAGCCGTAGACGTTGATGGCGTCGTTGAAATTGAAGTTGGGACCGACCGGGGTATTGGCGAAGTTGCCGCTGGCCGCGGGGCCGCCGAGATTGGTCATTCCCTCGTGGTCGCCGCGCGGGTTGAGCGGATCGAAGCGCACCAGCGAGGCGGACAGATCGGTCAGCGCCTGCTTGCTGACCTCGGCGAACATGATCTTGAGCATGACCTGCCGCCGGCCCTCGGCCGGGTAGGACATGTTGTTCACGACCTTGCCGGTATAGTCGGTGGCCAGCTTGACGGCCTTGTCGCCGGTCGCCGGATTGCTCACGGTGCCGTACAGGACGATGGTGTCCTTGGAGGCGCCCACGGCGATGTGCTCGTCGGGAAAGAACTCCTGGAGACGGCGGGAGAGCGCCTCGGTGTCCATCTGGACCGTCAGGTTGTAGGTGCGCGAGGCGCCGCCGCGGAACCAGAGCACCAGGCTGGTGGTCCCGTGCGTCAGGCCGTTGATCAGGATCTGCTGGGGAGAGACGACCACCGCGTCGGCAATCGCCGGATTGGCGACGGAGACGCGCGTGACGGACGATTCCAGGTCGACGGTCAGCGACTTGCCGCTGGAGACGACCAGCTCGCGCGTGCTCTCGCCTTCGTCAGTCTTCACGGTGCCGGCATTGAGGCTCAGACTGGCGTGCGTGGGCATGACCGTGGCGCTCTTGGCGACCAGCGGGGTAGCCGGGGCGCTCTGGGCGACCACCGGGGGAGCCGGAGTGCTCTGGGCGACCACCGGGGGAGCCGGAGTGCTGACGGGGACGGTGACTTCCGGGGCCGTCTCCGCGCTCACCATCAAATCCACCATCAGGTCGTTGCCGTCGAGGCGGACGCGGCGCTCCACCGAAGCGGCACCTTCGAAATCGATGCGGGTCGCGGTGCGGCCCTTGCTGCCGTTGGCCGAGCGCACCACGATGCGGCCGACCTCCTTGGTTCCGGGGGTCATCGTCGTCTCGGACTGCCGACAATCCACGCCGTCCATGGTCATCGTCCAGCTCCCGGCCTGGATCGAGGAGAGGGAGTAGCCCAGCGGCTGGGTACCATGGAAGGTCACGCGCGTGCCTCCCGTGGGCGCCGGCTGGGTCTCGACCGAGCGCAGCTCCACGACGGGAGAAGGGGTTTCCTGGGAGCGGGCCGAGAGACTGGTCGCCGCCAGGATGAGGCTCAGGGCGAACAGGGTCAGCTTCCGGGTCACGTGCTGGGGGGATCGTCGGCTGTTCATGGTTAGAAATTCTCCGTTGTACGCTTATTTCCGCGGATTACTTCCACGGTGTCCGCGGGTTTGGGGGCGGGGTGGGCGCGGGGCGCGGCGGCCGGGGCCGCCTTGGGGGTGCCTCCGACCATCGGTCCGAGCAGGGCGCCGTTGGTGGTCACGGGATCCATGTCGAGGCTGTTGCGCAGCGCCAGCTGCAGATCGCCCTCGTGGCTGGCCAGCGTCAGCTTCTCGGACTCTTCCGGAGTCACCAGCAGGGTGATGACGTTGACGGTCTCCGGTTTGCCTTCCTCGTCCTGCTCGATCTTCTGGCCGGCGGCCAGCACTTCGACGTTCTGCAGGATCATCTTGCTGGCGCTTTTCGCCTTCTCACCGCCGGGGTTGACGCTGACGACGACGTCGACCCGCGTGCGAGGCAGGACGAAGCCGGCCACGCCGATGATCTCGTTGACCCGCACGCTGACCGCTCGCTTTCCCTTGGGAATCACGCTGGCCAGTCCGCCGCCGGCGTCTTTCGGCGCGAGCCGGGCCTCGAGGATCGGCTCGCCCGGGACGACGCCATCCATGATGGCGCGGCCCATGACCGCCTGGGGATCGGAGAAGGAGCCTTCGGGCCTCACCGAGGAGGCCCATTCCACGCTCTTCACGTGCTCCGGCTGCAGCACCGTGCCGTAGGGGAGCTTGGTGGTGGCCACCACCAGCGGGAAAGTGGGGGCCGCCTGGTTGGTGGGCGTGGCTGAGGCCTGCCGCTCCTTGAGCATCCTGTAGGTGAGGATGCTGGCGGCGCCGCCCGAGCCGATGGCCAGGATCAAGATGCCGATCACGAGAATCCTTCTCACGTTCTTCCTCCTTAAACGCTCGGTCCCTTGCGGGTTCCGGCAGCGGTCCGTTCCGTTACTCGTTGCGCATCACGCTCTGCGCGGTGATGTTGATGTCGGCGCCGGCGGTCGCGCCGGTGTTGATCATGCGAATCACAGGTCCCACGTACATGAAGGAATAGGGGACGGTCACGGTGATGGACACCTGGGTCCCGGTGCCGCCGTCCACGCCGGCGCCGCCGATGACGACGGAGGCGTTGTTCTTCACGTTGGCGGTGCTCAGGTAGCTGTTGACGCGCGCGACCACCGCGGCGTCATTGGTGAAGCCGGTGGGCAGCGCGGCCAGGCGCGCACCCTCGCGGGCGGCGTTGGCGAGAACCTGATAGAGGTTCCAGGCCCGGCCGAACTCGCAGATGCCGACCACCATGAGCAGCAGCAGCACCACGACGAGCGCGAACTCCACCAGGTTCTGTCCAGAGCGATCGGATCGGAATCGATGCATCTTCAGCTCCACCGGCTCAGCAGCACCACGAGGGTGCCCGCCGCCACCGGAACGGCGTAGGGAATCTTCAAGGTGCCGGGATTCCCGAGGTTGAGTACAGGAGAAGGCCGCAGCCCTCCCGTGAACCAGAAGGCGAACAGCTGCGCGATCCCTTTCAGCGTGGACAGAAGCCGACCGTTGGCCAACGCGACCCCGAGGGCCAGAACGCCCCCGGCCAAAGCGCCGACCAGGGCGACGGCAAACAGGTCCCGCGGGCCCAGGATCGAGCCGAGGCAGGCCAGCAGCTTCACGTCGCCGGCACCCATGCCGCCGAGCGCGAAGAAGGGGAGGAAGATCGCCAGTCCGAGCAGCGCTCCGGCGAGGCTCCACCCGAGGGCGGCCCAGCCGCCGCGCAGGGTATTGAGGAAACAGCCGGCCGCGAGGCCGGCAAGGACCAGCTGGTTGGAGATGCGACGGGAGCGCAGGTCGGTGAAGCAGGCGATTCCCGCGACGATGATGGCGGCCAGATAGATGATGAGTGTAAGTTTCACGACCGTCGTCTCCCGTGCTTCCTAAGAAAGCGCCGCAAAAGCGGTTGTTATGTTTCCCCACAAGCTTGCCAGGCCGTTTCCGACCGTCACGAGGGCCACGATGACGACGACGGCGATCAATGCGGCCAGCATCCCGTACTCGGCCAGGTCCTGACCCTCAGTCCTCGCGAGAAGGTCGCCCGGGAACAGCCTTGAAATCCGTTGCCGGAACATCGCGTCGCCTCCATCCGCCCAAAGTCATCGCCGGATTCTTCCGGCGTTTCGTTCCTCGAAAAGTGGGAGGGGGCTCGCTCGAGCCCCCTCCCGGAGCTCAGCATTCCCGTTTCGATTTCTAGGGGTTCAGGGCCTTCGCGATGTTGTTGAACACCGTCTGAATCTGGCCGCCCAGGGCCGTCACCGCCGCGATCACGACGAGCGCGATCAGCGCGATGAGCAGTGCGTACTCGGCCAGATCCTGGCCCTCTTCGCTTCTCCACAGACGGGTCATCAAAGCCTTCATGGTTCCTCCTCCTAAAAGTGATGTTTGGAAAACCCGTTGCGCGGGATATGGCAAGCGGCGTGCCATGCGGCGTGCAATGCGGCAAAGGGCTTGCGACGCAAGGGTTTCCACGGATTTGCAGGGAGGAGAGACCGGCAGTGCGAGGGGTTTGTGTGTGCAACTTGCACGCGAGTCTGCAAAGTCGTGCAGAGTCGGCCGCGGCGCGGAGGCGGTGAGCGTGCAAGCGGTTGCACACCGACGGAAGGTTTGCAGACACGCTCGCAGGGCGGAACACTCCTTTTCGTGGGAACGAATGCCGGCAAAGGCCCGCCACCCAAGGAGAAGATGGCGCGCGTGGCGGCTGCCGTCTTTTGGCACGGAGATGGCAATAGGCACCGCCGTGCCGGTCAATAAGACACCGCCGTGCCGGTCAATAGGACACCGGCGTGCCGGGCCAATGGACATCCGAGCCGGATCAAATACCGGACAGGAGCACGAAGATGATTCAAAAACAGAAGGGGACGAAGGGGACGGCGCAGGGGGTCTCCCTGGCTGCCGAGATGGAGCAGCGCTACGGCGTGCGCCGCCCGCCCGAGATTTGCGCCGAGATGGGCCGGCGTCGCTGGCGCGAGCTGAACCGCCTGCTGCATGCCTGCATGGTGCTGCACGGCGCCGGCCGCGATCGGCGCCCGCTGCAGAGGGTTCTGCATACCGCCGCCGGACTGGTGGGAGCGAGCCGCGGGGTGTTCTACCTCAAGAGCGACGCCGAGATGACGCTCGAAGCGGCGGCTTCGCAGGGCTTCACGGGAGGGATCCCCGAGGGGCTGCGCGGTGGAGGCGAGATCTCGCCGGCCGCCATGCGGGCCGGCAAGCCGCTGCTGGTCGCAGGTCCCGAGGAAGTGCGCCTGCAGTCCGAGCTTGCCATGCTGGGCGAGCCGGCAGCCGTCAGCTTCCCGATCCAGATGGAAGGGCAACCCTGGGGCGCCATTCTCCTGGGCCGGGAGAGCCGCTTCGAGGAAGACGAGGCCATCCTGCTGTGGATGTATGCCCTGGTGGTGGAGGACGCGCTTCCGAGCCTGTCGCGCGGCGAGCGCGCTCTGCGAGTGGAACCCGACTCCACCCCGGGCGGCCTGGTGTCGCCGGAAGCTTTCCGCTCGCTCGTGGACGCCGAGCTGCAGCGGCTGCCTTCGGGAGCTCGCGCCTGCACGCTTCTGAAAATCGCCTTCCGCCCGCAGGAGGGCATTGCCCGCCGCGGGGACGAGCTGCGCAGTGCCCGCAGCCTGCGGGTGCTGCGCTCCGTGCTGCGCCCCGTCGACCGCGTGGCTCCCAGCCAGGCGGGAGATCTCTTCGTCCTGCTGCCGGAGACGGGCGGAACGGAAGGAGAGCAGGTCGGGCAGAAGATCCGCCGGGCCCTGATCCAGTCCCGCGTGCTGGGCGACGAATCCGAGGTGATCCGGGCGCTGACGGTCCGGCGGGCGAGCTGCCCGGAGCATGGGCATCGGAGCGCCGCGCTCTTCCAGGCGCTCGAAGCGATCGCCGGCTGACTCAGGGCTCCACGGGATCCTCTTGCGGATCGGAGGTCGAGCGCCGGGTCAGCGTGTAGTCCTTGATCTTGTAGAGCAGGGAGCGATAGCTCATCTCGAGCTCACGGGCGGCGCGGCGGCGGTTCCAGTCATGCCGCTCCAGGGACTGGAGGATGGCGGCGCGCTCCGCCTGCTCCACCGCGTGGCGCGCGACCTCGCGCAAGGACCGGGGGGACGGCAGCGCCGGCTGCGCCGCGGACGCCGGCTCCGGAGCTCCCGCGGCCATGCCGCATGGCACGTCCTCGAGGCTCGCATCCAGCTCGGCGTCTCCCCCGAGCAGGATCATGCGCTTGATGGCGTTCTCCAGCTCGCGGATATTGCCGGGCCAGGCGGAGGCGCCGAGCAGCGTGAAGAAGTCGCGGCCGGGATCGGCAAGCTCCGGACGGTTGTACTGGGTCGCGTAGCGCCGCAGGAAGTGCAGCGCCAGCGATTCGAGGTCCTCGCGCCGCTCGCGCAGCGGCGGAACGCGCAGGGAGACCACGCCGAGCCGGTAATAGAGGTCCTGTCGGAAGGTTCCCGCCTTGATGTCGCGCGTCAGATCGCGGTTGGTGGCGGCCAGCACCCGCACGTCGACCTCCACCACCTGGCGCCCGCCCACCCGGTACAGCTTTCTCTCCTGCAGGACGTGCAGCAGCTTGGCCTGCAGGCGCGGCGGAATCTCGCCGATCTCGTCCAGGAAGAGCGTTCCTCCCGAGGCGGCTTCGAACTGCCCCATGCGGTTCTCGACGGCGCCGGTGTAGGCCCCGCGCATGTGGCCGAACAGCTCGGATTCGAGCAGCCCTTCGGACAGCGAAGCGCAGTTGAGATGGACGAAAGGACGATCACGGCGTGTGGAGTTGTGGTGGATCAAACGGGCCAGCAGGTCTTTGCCGACTCCCGTCTCACCCAGGATCAGGACGGTCTCCTGGGACGGCGCCACCCGCAGGGCCTTCTGCTCGACGCTCTGCATGGCGGCGCTGCCGCTGGGAACGTACTGCCAGTCCCCGGAGGCGTCGCGCCACAGCGAAGCCTGCCGCGGCGGACGCGCGGGGTTCTCCTTGCTTTTCTCGAGCTGGGAATGCCCCTGCGCGAACGCTGAATCTGCCGAGTTCATCCTCCACGGTCCTTGCGCAAATGGGCGATACGACGAGCTACCGGAAGTATGGTGCGGCCGGCTGCGAAGACAATAGAAAAGATCGTACTCGGCGGTGCGAAACAATTGACGGAGGAAGGCTTTCGGGGACGGGTTCCGGACGGGCGGGAAGCGGCTCAGCTCCGGGCGGTTGCGGGCGTCGGCGGATTGACCAGATCCAAAAGAAGGGATTCCAGCGCGACCTGCCGGTTGACGAAGCGCCGCAGGTCCTCGCGGGTGCGCTCGAGACGTCCCAGCAGCTCGGCGGCGCGATAGGGGGAGACTCCGAGACGCTGCTCGGAGCGGGCCGAATCGGGGTGGGTCAATACCGCCATGTCGCACCCGCTTCCCAGAAGCATCGCGTCGCGCACCAGATCGGCGAGCATTGAGAGCGTCTCGTCGGTGGCCTCGTCCTCGGGAAAGAGGGCCGCCGTCGCGGACAGCGCCGCGGCGGGGGATGCTCCGGCCTCGACCGCTCCGGCGAGGATGTTCCCCAGCCGGGAGCGGCGCTGCAGATAGCGCTGTGGATCGGGAGCGAGCTCGAGGGCCTTTCCGGGGCGCCCTCCCGACAAAGCCGCGGCGAGCGCCGCCTGTCCCTCCGGGAGGCCGGGATCGACCTCCCGGAGCCAGCGGCGGATCTCATCACGGGCCAGGGTCGCGAAGCGGAAGGCGCGGCAGCGCGAGCGGATGGTCGGCAGCAGCGCCGCCGCGTTCTCGGTCAGCAGCAGGATCACGGCCCGCGCCGGAGGCTCCTCGAGGACCTTGAGCAGGGCGTTGGCCGATTCCTCGTTGAGCCGCTCGGCCGAGAGCACCAGCAGCAAGCGTCGGGGGGAGGTGGAAGGCGAAAGGTAGAGCTGTGCCAGGCGCCGGCGGGCCATCTCCGCCGGAATCCTCCAGGCTGGATGTCGGCGCACCTCGTCCTGCAGGGCGTGCAGATCGAGAGCGGCGCTGGCTTTTTCCTCGGAGGGACGGGCCGCCGGCTCTTCCTTGCCTCCCTGGGGATGCAGGACCGTGAGATCGGGATGGAGCAGCGCCGCGGCGTCGAGCTTGCGGCAGCTGGAGCAGGCGCTGCAGGCGCCGGCCGATCCGGCCGCGCACAGGAGCTCGCGGGCAAGGGCCATGGCGGCAGTCAGCTTGCCGATCCCGTCGGGACCGTGGAACAGGAGCGCGCCGGCGAGGCGGTTTTCGTTCAAGGCGCGATCGAGGGCCGCGACAACGGCGCCTTGTCCGCGCAGCTCCGCGAAGCGGCGGGTCAAGGCAGACCCAGGGAGGGGAGAGCGGATCGAAGGGCTGCGACGACCCGCTCGTGGACTTCCTCGATGCGACCGTCCCCTTCGAGGACCCGGATCCTCTGAGGATGGGAAGCGGCCAGCCGGCGGTAGGCGTCCCGCACCCGGCGGTGGAATTCCATGTCTTCCTGCTCGAAGCGCGACTGATCCCTCGGCGCCCGGCCCTCGCGCCGGCGCGCCCGCGCCAACGCCGTCTCCGGATCGATGTCGAACAGCAGCGTGAGATCGGGCTCCAGGGCGAGCAGGTCGAGTCGGTTCAGCGTCTCCACCAGCTCCGCGGGAAGGTGCCGCCCGTCGCCCTGGTAGGCCCGGGTCGCGTCCTTGTAGCGATCGCACAGCACCAGCTTGCGCTCCGCCAGGGCCGGCAGGATCACCCGCGCCAGGTGCTGGGCGCGGGCCGCCTGGTACAGCAGCAGCTCCGACAGCGGAGTCAGGTCGCGATGGGCGGGATCGAGCAGCAGGGCCCGGATCTGGTTGCCGATCTCGGTGCCGCCGGGCTCGCGCGTCAGGACATGCTCGATTCCGGCATTTTCCAGCCGGACCGACAGGAGCTGGATCTGGGTGGTCTTCCCGGACCCTTCGATCCCTTCGAAGGTGATGAAGGCGCGCATGCGATCTCCGCCGGTTCCGGCGCGCATGATACCACAGCCTCC
Coding sequences within it:
- a CDS encoding AAA family ATPase; this translates as MKTSKTPPTDLFVVTERPAFLEQVKKAVSEHDSIHVKAMESGPRSARLNGCLTVLESSETSLILVDTEADGASMALVQEIFDRHPSPRVFVAGGMSDPGLMLRAQQAGAAEFIPLPLDGKVLSEAVARFWKRSAPAVHTHKGTRGRVMTFLSAKGGCGATTLATNLAVTLASAGRSTLLVDLDLAAGDAALLLNLSPSFSVSDAVANTHRMDRELLNGMVLRHVSGLEVLAASESLEKAVNTDPARVAQLLQFVREQYEFVVVNTGELTEPSTQAGLGQSDMVHVITTLDLLALRRAQWCLRRLEQNGVARDLVRLVVNRYDRNPYITLDEAEKVLELKVSWTVPQDTRSIPEALNDGIPFVSRNRNGLATCFEGYATALSPGGEAAAPARRKVLGIFPKGMARISHHGASA
- a CDS encoding pilus assembly protein TadG-related protein, which produces MSQLWKDEKGATMVFVALVMLVLIGAAALAIDAGVLYTARTQCQNAADSGALACGGHMLMFNTLNAGVAAKATAKGVEYANYNQVLSTPVAINNGDVTVDLNLKRCRVCVPRTAARGNPVPTFFARIWRNSVDVSACATAEVVLGNSISCMKPWALPDAFADTNGNGKYDAGEYYEKGVTSYATDYRNNGFDIGVQLIVKQANPGSAIAPGQFFPIDLPIPGSPDVGGDRYRENISGCNPSTISIGDTLWTQNGNLVGPTKQGVEDLIAQDSGAKWDAANKVITGSKYGETGSPRIIRIPFFDPRFPFTSGKQSFVVTNIASLFLEDISGNGTVTARILPTSGIGQGASPGGLQTVRLVE
- a CDS encoding pilus assembly protein N-terminal domain-containing protein, which gives rise to MNSRRSPQHVTRKLTLFALSLILAATSLSARSQETPSPVVELRSVETQPAPTGGTRVTFHGTQPLGYSLSSIQAGSWTMTMDGVDCRQSETTMTPGTKEVGRIVVRSANGSKGRTATRIDFEGAASVERRVRLDGNDLMVDLMVSAETAPEVTVPVSTPAPPVVAQSTPAPPVVAQSAPATPLVAKSATVMPTHASLSLNAGTVKTDEGESTRELVVSSGKSLTVDLESSVTRVSVANPAIADAVVVSPQQILINGLTHGTTSLVLWFRGGASRTYNLTVQMDTEALSRRLQEFFPDEHIAVGASKDTIVLYGTVSNPATGDKAVKLATDYTGKVVNNMSYPAEGRRQVMLKIMFAEVSKQALTDLSASLVRFDPLNPRGDHEGMTNLGGPAASGNFANTPVGPNFNFNDAINVYGFSFRDKWEIFITALKQRGLAQVLAEPTLITADGQKASFLAGGEIPVPVAQAGAGFTSVTVEWKKFGISLDFTPTVRDKDTIVMRVTPEVSSLDFANAVVLSGFAIPALKTRRADTEIELKEGQSFAIAGLYSSDLAQVKKKIPLIGDIPGLGYLFRSKNLEKNRSELLVVATPTFVRPNPPGQAPQPPQWDESFELDKPKKTSKLETPKPVDESAAQTPVASK
- the cpaB gene encoding Flp pilus assembly protein CpaB, which codes for MRRILVIGILILAIGSGGAASILTYRMLKERQASATPTNQAAPTFPLVVATTKLPYGTVLQPEHVKSVEWASSVRPEGSFSDPQAVMGRAIMDGVVPGEPILEARLAPKDAGGGLASVIPKGKRAVSVRVNEIIGVAGFVLPRTRVDVVVSVNPGGEKAKSASKMILQNVEVLAAGQKIEQDEEGKPETVNVITLLVTPEESEKLTLASHEGDLQLALRNSLDMDPVTTNGALLGPMVGGTPKAAPAAAPRAHPAPKPADTVEVIRGNKRTTENF
- a CDS encoding TadE family protein, with amino-acid sequence MHRFRSDRSGQNLVEFALVVVLLLLMVVGICEFGRAWNLYQVLANAAREGARLAALPTGFTNDAAVVARVNSYLSTANVKNNASVVIGGAGVDGGTGTQVSITVTVPYSFMYVGPVIRMINTGATAGADINITAQSVMRNE
- a CDS encoding prepilin peptidase, translated to MKLTLIIYLAAIIVAGIACFTDLRSRRISNQLVLAGLAAGCFLNTLRGGWAALGWSLAGALLGLAIFLPFFALGGMGAGDVKLLACLGSILGPRDLFAVALVGALAGGVLALGVALANGRLLSTLKGIAQLFAFWFTGGLRPSPVLNLGNPGTLKIPYAVPVAAGTLVVLLSRWS
- a CDS encoding Flp family type IVb pilin, coding for MFRQRISRLFPGDLLARTEGQDLAEYGMLAALIAVVVIVALVTVGNGLASLWGNITTAFAALS
- a CDS encoding Flp family type IVb pilin, with amino-acid sequence MKALMTRLWRSEEGQDLAEYALLIALIALVVIAAVTALGGQIQTVFNNIAKALNP
- a CDS encoding GAF domain-containing protein, with product MIQKQKGTKGTAQGVSLAAEMEQRYGVRRPPEICAEMGRRRWRELNRLLHACMVLHGAGRDRRPLQRVLHTAAGLVGASRGVFYLKSDAEMTLEAAASQGFTGGIPEGLRGGGEISPAAMRAGKPLLVAGPEEVRLQSELAMLGEPAAVSFPIQMEGQPWGAILLGRESRFEEDEAILLWMYALVVEDALPSLSRGERALRVEPDSTPGGLVSPEAFRSLVDAELQRLPSGARACTLLKIAFRPQEGIARRGDELRSARSLRVLRSVLRPVDRVAPSQAGDLFVLLPETGGTEGEQVGQKIRRALIQSRVLGDESEVIRALTVRRASCPEHGHRSAALFQALEAIAG
- a CDS encoding sigma-54 dependent transcriptional regulator, translated to MNSADSAFAQGHSQLEKSKENPARPPRQASLWRDASGDWQYVPSGSAAMQSVEQKALRVAPSQETVLILGETGVGKDLLARLIHHNSTRRDRPFVHLNCASLSEGLLESELFGHMRGAYTGAVENRMGQFEAASGGTLFLDEIGEIPPRLQAKLLHVLQERKLYRVGGRQVVEVDVRVLAATNRDLTRDIKAGTFRQDLYYRLGVVSLRVPPLRERREDLESLALHFLRRYATQYNRPELADPGRDFFTLLGASAWPGNIRELENAIKRMILLGGDAELDASLEDVPCGMAAGAPEPASAAQPALPSPRSLREVARHAVEQAERAAILQSLERHDWNRRRAARELEMSYRSLLYKIKDYTLTRRSTSDPQEDPVEP
- a CDS encoding DNA polymerase III subunit delta' C-terminal domain-containing protein, which translates into the protein MTRRFAELRGQGAVVAALDRALNENRLAGALLFHGPDGIGKLTAAMALARELLCAAGSAGACSACSSCRKLDAAALLHPDLTVLHPQGGKEEPAARPSEEKASAALDLHALQDEVRRHPAWRIPAEMARRRLAQLYLSPSTSPRRLLLVLSAERLNEESANALLKVLEEPPARAVILLLTENAAALLPTIRSRCRAFRFATLARDEIRRWLREVDPGLPEGQAALAAALSGGRPGKALELAPDPQRYLQRRSRLGNILAGAVEAGASPAAALSATAALFPEDEATDETLSMLADLVRDAMLLGSGCDMAVLTHPDSARSEQRLGVSPYRAAELLGRLERTREDLRRFVNRQVALESLLLDLVNPPTPATARS